Sequence from the Hyalangium minutum genome:
GCGTCTCGAGCGAGTCACTGGTGGGGAAGACGATCCGGATCGGCGGCGTGCCCTTCGAGGTCATCGGGGTGCTCACGGAGAAGGGCTCCCAGGGATTCTCCAATCCGGACGAGAGCCTCTACATCCCCCTGGCGACCGCGCAGTTCCGCGTCATGGGCAGTGACCGCGTGCGCTCCATCGCCGTGCAGGCCACGAGCGAGGACACCATGGATGACGCCATGGTGGAGATCGATCAGGTCCTCCGGCGCCAGCACCGGCTGCGGCCTGGGCAAGATGCGGACTTCAACATCCGCGATCAGGCCTCGCTGCTCAGCACCGTGCAGGAGACCACGCAGACGTTCACCTTGCTGCTGGCGGGCATCGCGGCGATCTCCCTGCTGGTGGGAGGCATCGGCATCATGAACATCATGCTGGTGTCGGTGACGGAGCGCACCCGGGAGATCGGCCTGCGCAAGGCGCTGGGCGCGCGGCCCAACGACATCATGCTGCAGTTCCTCATCGAGTCGCTCGTGCTGTGCCTCGTCGGCGGCGGCCTGGGGCTGCTGCTGGGTCTGGGCGGCTCGTATGCGCTTCAGCAGCTCGCGGGGTGGCAGACGGCCGTGGCGCCCGAGTCGGTGGTGCTGGCCTTCGTGTTCTCGGGCGGCGTGGGCGTGTTCTTCGGCATCTGGCCTGCCCGGCGTGCGGCGAGCCTCACGCCGATCGAGTCTCTCC
This genomic interval carries:
- a CDS encoding ABC transporter permease produces the protein MAVVAVVAAVAAPGGNAAMIIFEILWVALDAIVANKLRSLLTMLGVVIGIAAVITMVALGEGAQRSVEARLKTLGANVLTVRPGQSFAGGLGRGQAALTAEDAEALREAPQYIQAVSPELEGRVQIENGASNANMSIVGVWPTYFSVNNYQLSDGRLFTEAEERGRRRIAVLGALVGSQLGGVSSESLVGKTIRIGGVPFEVIGVLTEKGSQGFSNPDESLYIPLATAQFRVMGSDRVRSIAVQATSEDTMDDAMVEIDQVLRRQHRLRPGQDADFNIRDQASLLSTVQETTQTFTLLLAGIAAISLLVGGIGIMNIMLVSVTERTREIGLRKALGARPNDIMLQFLIESLVLCLVGGGLGLLLGLGGSYALQQLAGWQTAVAPESVVLAFVFSGGVGVFFGIWPARRAASLTPIESLRYE